The following proteins come from a genomic window of Limnohabitans sp. 103DPR2:
- a CDS encoding HlyD family efflux transporter periplasmic adaptor subunit — translation MNIPTSKSGRPFFEEWLTRCQQQLTGTRLLLLGLLSFLGWASLSHMDQTVRSNGQVIAASRNQIIQAADGGVLTKLLVTEGQQVHAGQALAMLETTRTEASYQEVKSKLSALHAALARANAESSGQALAFHKNDAVNTAFQSGQAQVYLQRKQGHLDELKLLRAGLELSEDELRMSQSLLKTGDVSQLEMMRAQRQVHETQGRIAGVQNKYLQDAKQDVIRLQEEISTNQFKLNERQSLLDHSVLTTPVDGVVKFMRINTVGGVLRAGDELMHISPSTGGYIVEAKINPSDIGELRIGQPVSLKLDAFDYSVYGMLNGTLSYISSDTFTDSTASGATQVFYRIQVQIDPNTPSESAQTLGNASLYSNQAAHRLRLSDLKPGMTATLDIRTRSRSVLQYLAKPVQKAFSGALHER, via the coding sequence ATGAACATACCAACCTCCAAGTCTGGCCGCCCCTTCTTTGAGGAGTGGCTCACGCGATGTCAACAACAACTCACAGGCACGCGGTTGCTACTTTTGGGTTTGCTAAGCTTTTTAGGCTGGGCCAGCTTGTCGCACATGGACCAAACTGTGCGAAGCAATGGCCAAGTGATTGCCGCATCGCGCAATCAAATCATCCAAGCAGCTGATGGTGGGGTGTTAACCAAATTGCTGGTGACCGAAGGCCAACAGGTGCATGCTGGCCAAGCGCTTGCAATGTTAGAGACCACGCGCACTGAAGCCAGTTACCAAGAAGTCAAATCCAAGCTGAGTGCTTTGCACGCTGCATTGGCCAGGGCTAACGCAGAGTCCTCAGGTCAGGCTCTGGCTTTTCACAAAAATGATGCTGTGAACACCGCCTTTCAATCAGGCCAAGCGCAGGTCTATCTGCAAAGAAAACAGGGCCACCTAGATGAATTGAAACTTCTACGCGCTGGCTTAGAACTTTCTGAGGATGAGTTGCGCATGAGCCAATCGCTTTTGAAAACTGGCGATGTCAGTCAACTGGAGATGATGCGCGCGCAACGTCAGGTGCATGAAACGCAAGGCCGCATCGCAGGCGTTCAAAACAAATATCTGCAAGACGCCAAGCAAGATGTGATTCGCTTGCAGGAAGAAATATCCACCAACCAATTCAAGCTGAACGAACGCCAAAGTTTGTTGGACCACAGCGTACTCACAACACCGGTGGATGGCGTTGTCAAATTCATGCGGATCAACACAGTGGGGGGCGTTTTGCGCGCAGGCGATGAGTTGATGCACATTTCACCCAGCACGGGTGGCTACATTGTCGAAGCCAAAATCAACCCGAGCGACATTGGTGAACTTCGCATCGGTCAGCCCGTGAGTTTGAAGTTGGATGCATTCGATTACAGCGTGTATGGCATGCTGAACGGCACCCTCAGCTACATCAGTTCAGACACCTTCACCGACAGCACCGCCTCGGGTGCCACACAAGTCTTTTACCGTATTCAGGTGCAAATCGATCCCAACACGCCTTCTGAGTCGGCTCAAACACTTGGCAATGCTTCACTTTATTCAAACCAAGCCGCTCATCGCTTGCGGCTAAGTGATCTCAAGCCTGGCATGACGGCCACACTCGATATACGAACTCGCTCCAGGTCGGTCCTTCAGTACCTTGCCAAACCTGTCCAAAAAGCTTTCTCCGGCGCACTTCACGAGCGGTAA
- a CDS encoding ATP-binding cassette domain-containing protein, which translates to MNSMQAALQRLAQLQRQSLDKHALLASIDKAQAHSAKKTLQLLKSQLNWKSVQWLNNASIDPSQLPCLAVDHKGTWRVVKSYNSQSQWVLESADGESTQHHLSSLALVKVDFRMPFERSNSPVWRLIKLEIQKHQSTLIDASLNGVMLNFVALGISFYSMQIYDRVVPTGASATLWVLSLGVLGAIAFEWLARRLRSDLNEKIIEAVDQRLGRDVFMRLLQVRMDKLPTSVGSLAGQIKAYESVRAFLTGSATQMLIDAPFALVFTFALWAMAGWLALIPAVFLLLSLMVGLQGLREIEKRSHQVALANMRKTGLLVEAIEGAETLKSGQGGWRQLSLWQNISDTARGEELRLRRISESALHHLQALQQIAYVVLVASGALMISRGELSMGSLIACSILSNRILQPIAALPSQLIQWGHCQSALQGLDQIWQLPDDHHGQTPVVLDAVQGNYTLKEVMYGYGYGQQAAFKVNTLHIRNGEKIGVLGPIGAGKTTLLRLLSGMYKPQVGGITLDGVDLAFIAKPLLAEQLGYLQQEGRLFEGTLRDNLLVGMTDPGDDILNGVAQQTGLQHAVLAHHPMGFDLPIQEGGHGLSGGQRQLVNLTRVFLRRPRIWLMDEPTAAMDRQLADHVTQAIQQALRPQDTLVLVTHKPEMLTLVDRLVVIAKHEVLLDGPKEQVLRQLQA; encoded by the coding sequence ATGAATTCAATGCAAGCTGCACTGCAACGCTTGGCGCAACTGCAACGCCAAAGTTTGGACAAGCATGCGTTGCTCGCATCCATCGACAAGGCGCAGGCTCACTCAGCGAAAAAAACTTTGCAACTTTTAAAGTCGCAGCTGAATTGGAAATCTGTGCAATGGCTCAACAACGCCAGCATCGATCCCTCTCAACTGCCCTGCCTCGCCGTCGACCATAAAGGCACTTGGCGTGTTGTTAAAAGCTACAACAGCCAATCGCAATGGGTGTTGGAGTCGGCAGATGGCGAGTCCACGCAACACCACTTAAGTTCTTTGGCTTTGGTCAAGGTCGATTTCAGAATGCCCTTTGAGCGATCGAACAGTCCTGTTTGGCGCTTGATCAAACTGGAAATTCAAAAGCATCAAAGTACCTTGATCGATGCCAGTCTGAACGGCGTCATGTTGAATTTTGTAGCGCTGGGCATTTCCTTTTACAGCATGCAAATCTACGACCGCGTGGTGCCCACAGGTGCCAGTGCCACTTTGTGGGTTTTGAGTTTGGGCGTGTTGGGTGCCATTGCGTTTGAATGGTTGGCGCGGCGCTTGCGCTCTGATTTGAACGAAAAAATCATTGAAGCTGTCGATCAGCGTTTGGGGCGTGACGTGTTCATGCGACTGCTACAAGTTCGCATGGACAAATTGCCCACCAGCGTGGGCAGCCTGGCTGGCCAAATCAAGGCCTATGAAAGTGTGCGCGCATTTTTAACGGGGTCGGCCACGCAAATGTTGATCGATGCCCCTTTTGCCTTGGTATTCACCTTCGCTTTGTGGGCCATGGCGGGCTGGCTGGCCTTGATTCCTGCGGTGTTTTTGTTGTTGTCCTTGATGGTCGGTTTGCAAGGTCTGCGGGAAATTGAAAAACGCAGTCACCAGGTGGCGTTGGCCAACATGCGAAAAACAGGCCTGCTGGTAGAGGCCATTGAAGGCGCAGAAACCTTGAAGTCTGGCCAAGGGGGTTGGCGCCAACTCAGTTTGTGGCAGAACATTTCGGACACCGCGCGCGGCGAAGAGTTGCGCTTGCGAAGAATCAGCGAATCTGCCCTACACCATCTGCAAGCGCTGCAGCAAATTGCCTATGTGGTGTTGGTGGCATCGGGCGCACTGATGATTTCCAGAGGTGAGCTCAGCATGGGCAGCCTCATTGCCTGCTCCATTTTGTCCAACCGCATCCTGCAGCCAATTGCAGCCTTGCCTTCTCAACTCATTCAATGGGGGCATTGTCAATCGGCACTTCAAGGCCTCGATCAAATCTGGCAACTGCCTGACGACCATCATGGTCAAACACCTGTGGTTTTGGATGCGGTGCAAGGCAATTACACCCTCAAAGAAGTGATGTACGGGTACGGGTACGGGCAGCAGGCGGCCTTTAAAGTGAACACACTGCACATCCGCAACGGTGAAAAAATTGGTGTCTTAGGACCGATCGGTGCTGGCAAAACCACATTGTTGCGATTGCTCAGTGGCATGTACAAACCGCAAGTGGGTGGCATCACCCTCGATGGCGTCGATTTGGCGTTCATTGCCAAACCTTTGCTGGCAGAACAACTGGGCTATCTGCAGCAAGAAGGTCGCTTGTTTGAGGGCACGCTGCGCGACAACTTGCTGGTGGGCATGACCGATCCAGGTGACGACATTTTGAATGGCGTGGCACAGCAAACAGGACTTCAGCATGCTGTATTGGCCCACCACCCCATGGGCTTTGACTTGCCCATCCAAGAAGGTGGCCATGGCTTGTCGGGTGGACAGCGCCAGCTGGTTAATTTGACGCGCGTGTTTTTAAGGCGACCCCGCATTTGGCTAATGGACGAACCCACAGCTGCGATGGACCGTCAACTGGCCGATCACGTGACGCAAGCCATTCAACAAGCCCTTCGACCGCAAGACACCTTGGTGTTGGTCACGCACAAGCCAGAAATGCTGACGCTGGTCGATCGCTTGGTCGTCATCGCCAAACACGAGGTTTTGCTGGATGGCCCTAAAGAGCAAGTGCTCAGACAACTTCAAGCATGA